The proteins below come from a single Halomonas binhaiensis genomic window:
- a CDS encoding ATP-binding protein, translating to MDTDFTQRLMQVLDRLEPWLPDTPPRVDWTRDVAALWQRHALGGHLVPVPPRDAMSLDDLVGVERQKEALLANTRAFLKGLPANHVLLWGSRGSGKSSMVRALLNSLSDEGLRLIQVDRHDLAGLPVLVEQLRREPARFVVYCDDLSFEGSDDAYKALKSVLDGTLTGPPDNVLLYATSNRRHLLPEHMSDNDASHLTSDGEELHHGDAVEEKISLSDRFGLWLAFHPFNQQSYLDTCQHWVGRLGRSGDWNEEAQLAAVRFATLRGGRSGRCAYQFATDWVGKRRLHEGL from the coding sequence ATGGACACCGACTTCACCCAGCGCTTGATGCAGGTTCTGGACCGGCTCGAGCCCTGGCTGCCAGATACACCACCGCGCGTCGATTGGACGCGGGATGTTGCCGCGCTATGGCAACGACATGCCCTGGGAGGGCATCTGGTTCCCGTACCGCCTCGTGACGCCATGAGTCTCGATGATCTGGTCGGTGTTGAACGTCAGAAAGAAGCCCTGCTGGCCAATACTCGGGCCTTTCTCAAGGGGCTGCCGGCCAATCACGTGTTGCTGTGGGGGTCTCGTGGCAGCGGCAAGTCATCCATGGTGCGCGCACTGTTGAACAGCCTGTCGGATGAAGGGTTGCGCCTGATACAGGTGGACCGCCATGACCTGGCTGGCCTGCCAGTGCTGGTAGAGCAGTTGCGCCGGGAGCCTGCACGTTTTGTGGTGTATTGCGATGACCTGTCCTTCGAAGGTTCGGATGATGCTTACAAGGCGCTCAAGAGTGTGCTCGATGGTACTTTGACCGGCCCGCCGGACAATGTTCTGCTCTATGCCACGTCCAATCGTCGTCACCTGCTGCCTGAACATATGAGCGATAACGACGCATCCCATCTCACCTCGGATGGAGAAGAGCTGCATCATGGTGATGCAGTGGAAGAGAAGATCTCCCTGTCAGACCGTTTCGGCCTATGGCTGGCCTTTCACCCATTCAATCAACAGAGCTATCTGGATACCTGCCAGCATTGGGTTGGGCGTCTGGGGCGCTCGGGTGACTGGAACGAAGAGGCGCAACTGGCTGCCGTGCGCTTTGCTACCTTGCGTGGTGGACGCAGCGGGCGCTGTGCCTATCAGTTTGCTACTGACTGGGTGGGTAAGCGTCGGCTGCATGAGGGCCTCTGA
- the pilW gene encoding type IV pilus biogenesis/stability protein PilW — translation MTHRPSTPRVLACGLLAALVLFGVSGCASTSSTSSDNSPVMAYRELGEAYLQDDNLVRAATALNRALALDPNDPGALQAMALVYQQQGENELADEYFQHALDEDPNFTRARNNYAAFLYDQGQTESACHELEQAAMDIHYDHRAQLFANLGRCQWELGRLAPARAALVRAQEIDPRQPLSFLTMAELEYAQGNLEHAQTQLNRYVHLVGVTPDSQHLATAITQAIAAEQGKNS, via the coding sequence ATGACGCACCGACCGAGCACACCCAGGGTACTTGCCTGCGGCCTTCTCGCTGCGTTGGTATTGTTCGGTGTATCGGGTTGTGCCAGCACTTCATCCACCAGTTCAGACAATAGTCCCGTCATGGCCTACCGGGAGTTGGGCGAGGCATACCTGCAGGATGACAATCTGGTTCGCGCTGCAACTGCACTGAACCGAGCCCTTGCTCTCGATCCCAACGATCCTGGGGCACTTCAGGCGATGGCGCTTGTCTATCAACAGCAGGGCGAGAACGAGCTGGCTGATGAGTACTTCCAGCATGCTCTGGACGAAGACCCGAACTTCACCCGAGCACGCAACAATTACGCCGCCTTCCTGTATGATCAGGGGCAAACGGAATCTGCCTGCCATGAATTGGAGCAGGCTGCCATGGATATACACTACGACCATCGCGCCCAGCTGTTTGCAAACCTGGGGCGATGTCAGTGGGAACTTGGCCGACTGGCGCCAGCCCGGGCAGCCCTTGTACGGGCACAGGAGATTGATCCGCGCCAGCCACTGAGCTTTCTCACCATGGCAGAGCTGGAATATGCACAGGGCAACCTCGAACATGCCCAGACACAATTGAATCGCTATGTTCACCTCGTCGGGGTGACACCGGACTCCCAGCATCTGGCGACTGCCATTACTCAGGCTATAGCTGCGGAGCAGGGCAAGAATTCTTGA
- the ispG gene encoding flavodoxin-dependent (E)-4-hydroxy-3-methylbut-2-enyl-diphosphate synthase, which produces MHSHSPIQRRQSRQIHVGTVPVGGGAPISVQSMTNTDTLDVEATLAQIRALEQAGADIVRVSVPTMEAAEAFGRIKRGTQVPLVADIHFDYRIALRVAELGVDCLRINPGNIGREDRVKAVVSAARDNGIPIRIGVNAGSLEKDLQKKYGEPTPQALVESAMRHIDHLERLDFPDFKVSVKASDVFMAVAAYRDLAQRIEQPLHLGITEAGGLRSGTVKSSIGLGMLLMDGIGDTIRVSLAADPVEEIKVGFDMLKSLRLRAKGINFIACPSCSRQNFDVISTMNALEERLEDVRTPLDVAVIGCVVNGPGEAKEADLGLTGGSPNNLVYIDGKPASKLRNDHLVDDLEALIREKVREKEAAEQDVIVRQG; this is translated from the coding sequence ATGCATTCACACTCACCGATCCAAAGACGCCAATCCCGCCAGATCCATGTCGGCACTGTTCCGGTAGGAGGTGGAGCCCCCATCTCTGTGCAGAGCATGACCAACACCGACACCCTGGATGTGGAAGCGACTCTTGCCCAGATTCGCGCCCTTGAGCAGGCCGGAGCGGACATTGTCCGAGTATCGGTGCCCACCATGGAGGCGGCCGAAGCCTTCGGCAGAATCAAGCGCGGCACCCAGGTTCCTCTGGTAGCCGATATCCACTTTGATTACCGCATCGCCCTGCGTGTAGCCGAACTTGGTGTCGACTGCCTGCGCATCAATCCAGGCAATATCGGTCGTGAAGACCGGGTCAAGGCAGTGGTTTCAGCTGCTCGGGACAACGGCATTCCGATTCGCATCGGCGTCAATGCAGGCTCCTTGGAAAAGGACCTGCAGAAGAAATACGGCGAACCAACACCACAGGCTCTGGTCGAATCCGCCATGCGTCATATCGATCACCTGGAGCGCCTAGATTTCCCGGATTTCAAGGTCAGCGTCAAGGCGTCTGATGTGTTCATGGCCGTCGCCGCTTATCGCGACTTGGCACAACGCATCGAGCAACCCTTGCACTTGGGTATTACCGAGGCAGGCGGGCTGCGCTCAGGAACGGTGAAGTCCTCCATCGGGCTGGGCATGCTGTTGATGGATGGTATTGGCGACACCATTCGCGTGTCCCTGGCCGCCGATCCGGTCGAAGAGATCAAGGTCGGCTTCGATATGCTCAAGAGCTTGCGCCTGCGCGCCAAGGGCATCAACTTCATCGCCTGCCCCAGTTGCTCGCGTCAGAATTTCGATGTCATCAGCACGATGAACGCCCTGGAAGAGCGCCTGGAAGATGTACGGACGCCACTGGATGTGGCCGTCATCGGCTGCGTCGTCAATGGTCCAGGGGAAGCCAAGGAAGCCGACCTCGGCCTTACTGGCGGCAGCCCTAACAACCTCGTGTACATCGATGGAAAACCGGCCAGCAAACTGCGCAACGATCATCTCGTCGATGACCTGGAAGCGCTGATCCGCGAGAAGGTTCGTGAAAAGGAAGCTGCCGAACAGGATGTCATCGTCCGCCAGGGCTAG
- the der gene encoding ribosome biogenesis GTPase Der codes for MTPVIALVGRPNVGKSTLFNRLTRSRDALVADFPGLTRDRKYGNGMLGNKAYTVIDTGGISGDEEGIDAAMAEQSLQAIDEADIVLFLVDARAGLNVADEAIANHLRINQKKTWLVVNKTDGLEEHSAMADFWQLGLGDPRPIAAAHGRNVTTLIDEVLAPFPERDMDIPADTGTKGIRIGVIGRPNVGKSTLVNRLLGEDRVVVFDEAGTTRDAIEIPFERHGKPYVLVDTAGVRRRKNVHEVAEKFSIIKTLDAIKECHVAIMVLDARSGLVEQDLHLLDYVLTTGRALVLAVNKWDGLEQEAKEKMRAEIKRRLGFADYAELHFISALHGTAVGDLYPSIERAFASANSHWSTNRLTTLLQDAVEQHQPPMVNGRRIKLRMAHQGGSNPPIIVVHGNQTHQLPEAYKRYLTNTFRKVLKVRGTPIRFEFRSGKNPFDSMADASDREKAKKRELNRTKDARKSRR; via the coding sequence ATGACCCCCGTGATCGCCCTGGTCGGCCGCCCCAATGTCGGCAAATCGACCCTGTTTAACCGCCTGACCCGCTCGCGGGATGCCCTGGTTGCTGATTTCCCTGGTCTGACCAGGGATCGCAAGTATGGCAATGGCATGCTTGGCAACAAGGCCTATACCGTCATCGATACTGGCGGTATCAGCGGCGATGAAGAAGGCATCGATGCAGCGATGGCGGAGCAGTCCCTGCAAGCCATCGATGAAGCCGATATCGTATTGTTCCTGGTCGATGCTCGGGCCGGCCTCAATGTGGCTGACGAGGCTATCGCCAACCACTTGCGCATCAACCAGAAAAAGACCTGGCTGGTGGTCAACAAGACAGATGGCCTGGAAGAACATTCCGCCATGGCCGACTTCTGGCAGTTGGGGCTGGGAGATCCTCGCCCCATCGCCGCAGCCCATGGCCGCAATGTGACCACGCTGATAGACGAGGTGCTCGCACCTTTCCCCGAACGCGATATGGACATCCCTGCCGACACCGGTACCAAGGGTATTCGTATCGGGGTGATCGGTCGCCCCAATGTGGGCAAGTCGACGCTGGTCAATCGCCTGCTGGGCGAAGATCGTGTTGTCGTCTTCGACGAGGCTGGCACCACTCGTGATGCCATCGAAATCCCCTTCGAACGTCACGGCAAGCCATATGTGCTGGTCGATACTGCCGGTGTCCGCCGCCGCAAGAACGTTCACGAGGTGGCCGAAAAGTTCTCGATCATCAAGACCCTGGATGCGATCAAGGAATGCCATGTTGCCATCATGGTGTTGGATGCTCGCAGTGGGCTTGTCGAACAGGATCTGCACCTGCTCGACTACGTGCTGACGACCGGTCGTGCCCTGGTACTGGCAGTCAACAAGTGGGACGGACTGGAACAGGAAGCCAAGGAAAAGATGCGTGCTGAGATCAAGCGCCGTCTAGGCTTCGCCGACTACGCCGAGCTGCATTTCATCTCTGCGCTACACGGTACGGCGGTGGGTGATCTTTACCCGTCCATCGAGAGAGCTTTCGCTTCAGCCAACAGCCACTGGTCCACCAACCGCCTGACCACACTGCTGCAGGATGCCGTCGAACAGCATCAGCCGCCCATGGTCAATGGTCGCCGAATCAAGCTGCGCATGGCCCACCAGGGTGGCTCCAATCCGCCGATCATCGTGGTCCATGGCAACCAGACTCATCAGTTGCCCGAAGCGTACAAGCGTTATCTGACCAATACCTTCCGTAAGGTATTGAAGGTACGCGGCACCCCGATACGCTTCGAGTTCCGTTCCGGCAAGAACCCTTTCGACAGCATGGCAGATGCTTCAGACCGCGAGAAGGCCAAGAAACGCGAGCTGAACCGCACCAAGGATGCCCGCAAGTCCCGTCGTTAA
- a CDS encoding M48 family metallopeptidase, with protein sequence MRLMKSLGVCALMVSVAACTTSPTGRSQLLMMNDQELDQMGAQAFQQYQQELPSVNGAPLEYVQCITRNIVAVLPPEERDQNWQVKVFKSDDANAFALPGGYVGVNTGLLKVATNQDQVATVIGHEIGHVLAHHANERASTQGLTQLGMSVGGSLLGAGGGAGSDAAMAAMGMGAQYGILLPFSRSHESEADTIGLDLMANAGFDPRASIDLWHNMAASGGGQPPEWMSTHPSNSGRISGLEAHMSEAMALYQQAQAAGRVPQCKAPSA encoded by the coding sequence ATGAGATTGATGAAATCCCTCGGCGTGTGTGCGCTGATGGTGTCAGTGGCTGCCTGTACCACGTCTCCCACTGGACGTAGCCAGTTGCTGATGATGAATGATCAGGAGCTCGACCAGATGGGAGCTCAGGCCTTCCAGCAATACCAGCAGGAGCTGCCCAGCGTAAATGGGGCTCCGCTCGAGTATGTACAGTGCATCACCCGCAATATCGTCGCAGTCTTGCCTCCGGAAGAGCGCGATCAGAATTGGCAGGTCAAGGTTTTCAAGTCTGATGATGCCAACGCCTTCGCCCTTCCCGGCGGTTATGTAGGGGTGAATACCGGGCTGCTCAAGGTCGCCACCAATCAGGATCAGGTAGCAACGGTCATCGGCCACGAAATCGGCCATGTCCTTGCCCATCACGCCAATGAGCGAGCCTCTACCCAAGGCCTTACTCAGTTAGGCATGTCTGTGGGCGGCTCCCTGCTCGGTGCTGGTGGCGGGGCTGGAAGTGATGCGGCCATGGCCGCCATGGGCATGGGTGCCCAATACGGTATCCTGCTGCCCTTCTCTCGCAGCCATGAAAGTGAAGCCGATACCATCGGTCTGGATCTGATGGCCAATGCAGGCTTCGATCCTCGTGCGAGCATCGACCTGTGGCACAACATGGCGGCTTCCGGCGGTGGCCAACCGCCTGAGTGGATGTCCACCCACCCGAGCAACAGTGGCCGTATCTCCGGCCTGGAAGCCCACATGTCCGAGGCCATGGCACTCTACCAGCAAGCCCAGGCGGCAGGACGAGTGCCTCAGTGCAAGGCTCCCTCTGCCTGA
- the bamB gene encoding outer membrane protein assembly factor BamB has product MKPMKALAASAAITALLAGCASDVEPRFKPKELQSISASTQVEERWSESVGKGLGNATYPIEPALDGNTLFAADERGLVEALNTSNGDTRWEIELDNPVSSGLTAREGVLYLATRNGQVVAIDQSNGKVKWRTRVSSEVLAAPQPTTNLLIVQAVDGSVTALDRVSGDRQWTYRANMPALSLRSVGTPTAIDQVTFAGFANGHLAILDNRSGQQLSERTIAVSTGRNEVDRLVDVAGQPALTPDGRLFVTSYNGRTVALNAQNGETLWYKEMSSYHTPVLVGETLYVVDEASRLTAFDAGSGGELWTMDDLYGRSLTAPAYADGRIVVGDNEGYVHFIDADSGRLVGRTRIDKSGISVRPVTDGKRVYALANDGSLEALDIRP; this is encoded by the coding sequence ATGAAGCCCATGAAAGCCCTGGCAGCCAGCGCCGCCATTACTGCCCTTCTGGCCGGCTGTGCCAGCGATGTGGAGCCCCGTTTCAAGCCCAAGGAGCTGCAATCCATTTCAGCTTCCACCCAGGTGGAAGAACGCTGGAGCGAAAGCGTCGGCAAGGGCCTGGGCAATGCGACCTACCCCATCGAGCCTGCGCTTGATGGCAACACTCTCTTCGCTGCCGATGAAAGAGGGCTGGTTGAAGCTCTCAACACCTCGAATGGCGACACTCGCTGGGAAATCGAACTCGATAACCCGGTATCCAGTGGCCTGACAGCACGGGAGGGTGTGCTTTATCTGGCCACCCGCAATGGCCAGGTGGTTGCTATCGATCAGTCCAATGGCAAGGTCAAGTGGCGTACCCGCGTATCCAGCGAAGTGCTGGCAGCCCCTCAGCCAACGACCAACCTGCTGATCGTGCAGGCCGTGGATGGCAGCGTCACCGCCCTGGACCGTGTCAGTGGCGATCGCCAGTGGACCTATCGTGCCAACATGCCAGCACTGTCACTGCGCAGCGTCGGCACCCCTACTGCCATCGACCAGGTCACGTTTGCCGGCTTTGCCAACGGCCACCTGGCTATCCTGGATAACCGCAGTGGGCAGCAGCTTTCCGAGCGCACCATCGCTGTCTCCACTGGGCGCAATGAAGTCGACCGTCTGGTTGATGTCGCTGGCCAGCCCGCGTTGACTCCGGATGGTCGCCTGTTCGTGACCAGCTATAACGGCCGGACAGTGGCTCTCAACGCTCAGAACGGTGAAACCCTGTGGTACAAGGAAATGTCCAGTTACCACACTCCTGTTCTGGTCGGCGAGACACTCTATGTGGTCGATGAGGCCAGCCGCCTGACGGCCTTCGATGCCGGTAGCGGTGGCGAACTGTGGACCATGGATGATCTCTATGGCCGCTCCCTTACTGCCCCCGCCTATGCCGATGGACGCATCGTAGTCGGCGACAACGAAGGGTACGTGCACTTCATCGACGCCGACAGTGGCCGCTTGGTGGGACGTACCCGTATCGATAAATCTGGTATCAGCGTACGCCCTGTTACCGATGGCAAGCGCGTATATGCTCTGGCCAATGACGGAAGCCTGGAGGCTCTGGACATCCGCCCATGA
- a CDS encoding RodZ domain-containing protein: MSDTPHSEPDVIPSQAPASPGAILRHARESQGLSCSEVGTALNLRAAVIESLEMDTYDEVPVAAYRRGYLRSYAQLLGVDVKQVMDLYQARMGNEEIERKVTPVYIAKPPSRLGAWLFRLMTLVVIAGVVGLTLMWWQSRGGSEPPTVGDNGPVSVDSIDGSRTETSPEPDEAQPQPTPETDSAAAVAEEAAETETAEPQTSAIVAATEAAAEQEAEAQAAAPDANAEEEANATSAQEAGSDASANTLQLSFNEQSWTEIYDGTNTRVLSGLQGAGTKATVEGEPPFRLVIGNASGVELNYRGETVDLRQRAGASNVARFTLGE, translated from the coding sequence ATGAGCGACACCCCACACAGCGAACCCGATGTCATCCCGTCTCAGGCTCCCGCATCCCCCGGTGCCATTCTGCGTCACGCACGCGAAAGCCAGGGGCTTTCATGCAGCGAAGTAGGGACAGCGCTCAACCTGCGTGCTGCTGTGATCGAAAGCCTGGAAATGGACACCTACGACGAGGTGCCAGTGGCGGCCTATCGTCGCGGCTATCTGCGCAGCTACGCACAACTGCTGGGTGTCGACGTCAAGCAGGTGATGGACCTGTACCAGGCACGCATGGGCAATGAAGAAATAGAGCGCAAGGTCACACCGGTATACATTGCCAAGCCTCCCTCGCGCTTAGGTGCCTGGCTGTTCCGCCTGATGACCCTGGTCGTCATTGCTGGTGTTGTTGGCCTTACCTTGATGTGGTGGCAAAGCCGTGGTGGCAGCGAGCCCCCCACTGTCGGGGACAATGGCCCTGTATCGGTAGACAGCATCGATGGCAGCCGCACAGAGACCAGCCCTGAGCCAGACGAGGCACAGCCACAGCCCACGCCTGAGACTGACAGCGCCGCTGCGGTGGCTGAAGAAGCTGCCGAGACTGAGACTGCAGAACCACAGACCTCGGCCATCGTCGCGGCAACCGAAGCGGCCGCGGAGCAGGAAGCAGAGGCACAAGCGGCAGCACCCGACGCCAATGCCGAGGAAGAAGCCAATGCTACTTCAGCGCAGGAAGCTGGCAGCGACGCTAGTGCGAATACCCTGCAGCTGTCGTTCAATGAGCAGTCCTGGACCGAAATCTATGATGGTACCAACACCAGAGTCCTGAGCGGACTGCAAGGTGCCGGCACCAAGGCCACAGTAGAAGGCGAACCACCCTTCCGCCTGGTCATTGGCAACGCTTCCGGCGTTGAGCTGAACTACCGTGGCGAAACTGTTGACCTGCGCCAGCGCGCCGGTGCCAGCAATGTCGCCCGCTTTACTCTGGGGGAGTGA
- a CDS encoding YfgM family protein, whose translation MADLRSEEEQLDAIKRWWKENGTALIVGAALAAAGVFGWKYWQDYQHNQAVAASVTYQQLLDLASRNQLDDSARAQAKQLSEQLGNEHGDSLYTDLGLLLNARVQVDAGEFEAAKSSLETLINDDNDAYIVGIARLRLARLQSAQGENDAALATLDGDIPDTLAAQRANIRGDVYYANGQQDLAGEAWNEAQNLSEQSGQPLYGIALKLDNLGDKEVTL comes from the coding sequence GTGGCGGACCTGAGAAGCGAAGAAGAACAGCTTGATGCTATCAAGCGCTGGTGGAAGGAAAACGGTACGGCCCTGATCGTTGGTGCAGCCCTGGCTGCAGCAGGTGTGTTCGGCTGGAAGTACTGGCAGGATTATCAGCACAACCAGGCCGTTGCTGCCTCAGTGACATATCAGCAGCTACTTGACCTGGCCAGCCGTAATCAGCTCGACGACAGTGCACGAGCCCAGGCCAAACAACTGAGTGAGCAACTCGGCAATGAGCACGGTGACAGCCTCTATACCGATCTCGGCCTGCTGCTGAATGCACGGGTCCAGGTGGATGCTGGTGAGTTCGAGGCTGCCAAGTCCAGCCTGGAAACACTGATCAACGACGACAACGATGCCTACATTGTCGGCATTGCCCGTCTGCGTCTGGCCCGATTGCAAAGTGCTCAGGGTGAGAATGATGCCGCCCTGGCCACATTGGACGGAGACATTCCCGATACTCTCGCTGCTCAGCGCGCCAATATCCGTGGCGACGTCTACTATGCCAACGGCCAGCAAGACCTTGCTGGCGAAGCCTGGAATGAAGCCCAGAACCTGTCAGAGCAAAGTGGTCAGCCGTTGTACGGCATCGCCCTCAAGCTTGATAACCTGGGTGACAAGGAGGTCACGCTATGA
- the hisS gene encoding histidine--tRNA ligase has translation MSKKIQAIRGMNDLLPDQSPVWQYFESQVQALMKRYGYDEIRTPIVEQTALFSRSIGEVTDIVEKEMYTFEDRNGDSLTLRPEGTASTVRAAMEHGLLHNQTQRLWYQGPMFRHERPQKGRYRQFHQVGVETYGLDGPDIDAEVILLSARLWKQLGLFEHVTLELNSLGSNEARAAYRDLLVSYFEQHHELLDEDSRRRLTSNPLRILDSKNPDMAEMLAGAPRLMDHLDAESREHFEALTARLDTAGIDYVINPRLVRGLDYYCRTVFEWTTNALGSQGTVCAGGRYDGLVEQLGGKPTPAVGFAMGIERLILLLETLDIVPAEARAPLDIYVLGMDESADGAAMALAEHLRDDSPKLNVQLHCGGGSFKSRIKKADRSGARIALLLGESELTSGQVAVKFLRDDREQCLVAQSALATTLDSLLSTATA, from the coding sequence TTGAGCAAGAAGATCCAGGCCATCCGTGGCATGAATGACCTGTTACCGGACCAGTCTCCGGTATGGCAGTACTTCGAAAGTCAGGTTCAGGCGTTGATGAAACGCTATGGCTATGACGAGATCCGCACGCCCATCGTCGAGCAGACGGCTCTTTTCTCGCGCTCCATCGGCGAAGTCACCGATATCGTCGAAAAGGAGATGTACACCTTCGAGGACCGCAATGGCGACAGCCTGACACTGCGTCCTGAAGGTACTGCCAGTACGGTGCGGGCCGCCATGGAACATGGCCTGTTGCACAACCAGACCCAACGCCTGTGGTACCAGGGCCCGATGTTCCGGCATGAACGCCCGCAGAAAGGCCGTTATCGCCAGTTCCACCAAGTCGGTGTCGAGACTTATGGCCTGGACGGTCCGGACATCGATGCCGAGGTCATACTGCTGTCAGCGCGGCTGTGGAAGCAGCTAGGCCTGTTCGAACATGTCACCCTGGAGCTCAACTCCCTGGGTTCCAACGAAGCACGTGCCGCCTATCGAGACCTGCTTGTCTCTTACTTCGAGCAGCATCATGAGCTGCTCGACGAAGATTCCCGGCGTCGCCTGACCAGCAACCCTCTGCGCATTCTGGACTCGAAGAATCCGGACATGGCAGAGATGCTGGCCGGTGCCCCAAGGTTGATGGACCATCTTGACGCAGAGTCCCGCGAGCACTTCGAAGCCCTCACTGCCCGCCTCGATACCGCGGGTATCGACTACGTCATCAATCCGCGCCTGGTACGCGGGCTCGACTATTACTGCCGCACCGTGTTCGAGTGGACCACCAATGCGCTCGGCAGCCAAGGCACAGTTTGCGCCGGTGGCCGTTATGATGGGCTGGTCGAACAGCTGGGCGGAAAACCGACCCCAGCGGTAGGCTTTGCCATGGGAATCGAGCGCTTGATACTCCTGCTCGAGACGCTGGACATCGTACCGGCAGAAGCGCGAGCCCCCCTGGATATCTATGTACTGGGCATGGACGAGTCCGCAGATGGTGCCGCCATGGCGCTGGCCGAACACCTGCGTGATGATTCGCCGAAGCTGAATGTACAGCTGCACTGCGGCGGCGGCAGCTTCAAGAGCCGTATCAAGAAAGCCGACCGCAGCGGAGCCCGTATCGCCTTGCTGCTGGGAGAAAGCGAGCTGACAAGCGGACAGGTAGCGGTCAAGTTCCTGCGTGACGACCGTGAACAGTGTCTTGTCGCCCAGAGCGCATTGGCTACAACCTTGGATTCCCTGCTGTCCACAGCGACCGCATGA